The Prosthecobacter algae genome includes the window GTATCCGTCAAGCCAAGCGCCGTGGGATCATAGTCGATCAGTAAGAGGCATAGACATAGGCTATGGCTCTTATGGATGAGTCATCAGCAGCGATATTGAAACGTGATGTGGTGGGGCGTGTGGTGATGCCGAGTGCGAAGCGGGAGGCTTTGCTGGATGAATTTGAGCGCAGTTCGCTTTCGGGGGCTGAATTTGCTCGTCTGGCTGGCGTTAAATATCCGACCTTTGCTGGGTGGGTTCAGCGGCGGCGGCATGATCGATGGGAGTATGACCACAGGCAGCCGGGGGAAGCTTCTGCGGGTCTGTGCTTCCTTGAGGCGGTGGTGGGAGCAGAACGGTCACTGCCGACGGCTGAGGCGAAAGCCGATGGATTGATGGTGTATTTGCCAGCGGGGATGAAGGCCGTCGTTTGCAGCCAGGAGCAGGTGGTGTTGCTGGCGCAGTTGCTAAGAGCCCTTGACCTTGCTTCGCCATGCTGAGCTTCCCCGGCAGCCTGAAGATCTTCATCGCGCTGGAGCCCTGCGACATGCGCGCAGGCATCAACACGCTGCATGCGCTGGTGGCGGACAAGCTCAAGGAGGCGGTCAAAAGCGGAGCGCTCTTTGTCTTCACCAACAAGCGGCGCAGACTGCTGAAGATCCTGTATTTTGACGGGACTGGCTGCTGGCTGATGACCAAGCGTCTGGAGCAAGGAACGTTCTTCTGGCCGCGTGCGGCCGAGGAAGGCCAGACCCGACTGGAACTGGTGCCGGAAGCCTTTGCCATGCTCACCGACGGCATTGATATGCACGGGGCCAAGCCGCGAGGCTGGTATGAGCGCGGGAAGTAAAGCTGCAGGCACTTTTGCCTAACCCTATTATGTTGATATAAGTGTTGCTGGCCGTTGCGTTTAAATGCCCACGCCCCTGCCAATGACGTCTGCCGACCTGCTCAACGAACTGTCTCTCCACAGACAGCTTGTAGCCTCGCAGCAGGAGCGGATTGAGTCGCTCAAGCAAGAGGTCGAACAGCTCAGGCAGCACAACGAGGTGCTGCGACTCAAAGTGGATGCGATGGCCCGCAAGCTATTTGGTCGCAGCAGCGAAAAGCTCGATCCCGCACAGTTGCAGATGGTCTTCGAAGCGTTGCAAAACGGGATGCCTGAGGATGGTCCTCCAAAAAAGCCGGAAGCCTCCGTAGACGCCCTTTGCGGCTCGGAGGCCGATGAAGCGGCCAAGGGGCAAACGGCTCGCAAGAAGCGCAGCCTGGAGCAGATCCTCGCAGGCCTGCCAGTCATCGAGATCATCATCGAGCCGGAAGAGGTCAAAGCAGATCCGCAGGCCTGGACCTGCATGGGAGCCGAGGTCACCCGGCTCATTGATTACACGCCCGGCAAGTTTAGCTGTCAGAAGATCAACCGGCGCAAATATGTGCGCAAGGAGGCCCGGCACTTGCCGCCTGTCATCGCTCCTTTGCCCAGTTTGCAAGAGCGCTGCATCGCCACACCACGACTGCTGGCCCACACGCTGACGCAGCGTTTTGAGCTGCACCTGCCTTACTACCGCATCGAGCAGACCTATGGGCGTGCCGGAGTGCCGCTCACGCGCCAGACCTTGAGCAACTGGGGCGGCATGTGTGCGGATGCCTGCGGCCTGGTCATCCAGGCGATGCAAAGGGAAGTCTTTGCCGATGGGTATGTGCAGATCGACGAGACGCCGGTGAAGTATCAGGATCCAGAGCGCAAAGGCACCTGTGGCACAGGTTACCTGTGGGCAGTCCACAACCCCGTGCGCAAGCTAAGCCTGTTTGAATGGCGTACCGGACGTGGGACCGCCTGTTTGGAAAGCCTCGTGCCCGCAGACTTCACCGGGCTAATCCAGTGCGACGGCTATCAGGCTTACGAAAGCTTCATCCGCTCAGCGCGCAGGCAAGGCCAGATTCGGCTCGCCGGATGCCTGGCGCATGCGAGAAGAAAGTTCTTCGAAGCCCAGGCCGAGGGCGGAGATGCCCGCTGGGTGCTTGAGCAAACGCAGCAGCTTTACCGCATCGAGGCAAAGCTCAGGGAAGCCCGCGCCGGACCGATGGAAGTGCGGGCGGTCAGGCAAGAGCACAGCGCTCCGATCCTGGAAGGCATCCATCACAAGCTACAAAGTTTGCAACAGAGCCGCAAACATCTGCCCCGCAGCCTCACAGGCGCGGCCATCAGCTACACGCTCAATCAGTGGGACAAACTGAGCGTTTACCTGCGGGACGGTCGTGTGTGCATCGACAACAACCTGATCGAAAACGCGATCCGTCCCAGTGCCATCGGTAAGAAAAACTGGCTCTTCATGGGCGACGCCAAAAGCGGTGACCGGGCTGCCATGTTCTACACGCTGATCGGCAACTGTCATCGTGAAGGCATCAATGCCGAGGCCTACCTGACGGACCTCTTCACCCGCCTGCCCACCGAGACCAACCAGACCGTGCATCGCCTCA containing:
- a CDS encoding IS66 family insertion sequence element accessory protein TnpB codes for the protein MDESSAAILKRDVVGRVVMPSAKREALLDEFERSSLSGAEFARLAGVKYPTFAGWVQRRRHDRWEYDHRQPGEASAGLCFLEAVVGAERSLPTAEAKADGLMVYLPAGMKAVVCSQEQVVLLAQLLRALDLASPC
- the tnpB gene encoding IS66 family insertion sequence element accessory protein TnpB (TnpB, as the term is used for proteins encoded by IS66 family insertion elements, is considered an accessory protein, since TnpC, encoded by a neighboring gene, is a DDE family transposase.); translation: MLSFPGSLKIFIALEPCDMRAGINTLHALVADKLKEAVKSGALFVFTNKRRRLLKILYFDGTGCWLMTKRLEQGTFFWPRAAEEGQTRLELVPEAFAMLTDGIDMHGAKPRGWYERGK
- the tnpC gene encoding IS66 family transposase yields the protein MTSADLLNELSLHRQLVASQQERIESLKQEVEQLRQHNEVLRLKVDAMARKLFGRSSEKLDPAQLQMVFEALQNGMPEDGPPKKPEASVDALCGSEADEAAKGQTARKKRSLEQILAGLPVIEIIIEPEEVKADPQAWTCMGAEVTRLIDYTPGKFSCQKINRRKYVRKEARHLPPVIAPLPSLQERCIATPRLLAHTLTQRFELHLPYYRIEQTYGRAGVPLTRQTLSNWGGMCADACGLVIQAMQREVFADGYVQIDETPVKYQDPERKGTCGTGYLWAVHNPVRKLSLFEWRTGRGTACLESLVPADFTGLIQCDGYQAYESFIRSARRQGQIRLAGCLAHARRKFFEAQAEGGDARWVLEQTQQLYRIEAKLREARAGPMEVRAVRQEHSAPILEGIHHKLQSLQQSRKHLPRSLTGAAISYTLNQWDKLSVYLRDGRVCIDNNLIENAIRPSAIGKKNWLFMGDAKSGDRAAMFYTLIGNCHREGINAEAYLTDLFTRLPTETNQTVHRLTPKAWAAEQRSLHQAQAKNCVASL